Proteins from a genomic interval of Sphingopyxis sp. QXT-31:
- a CDS encoding SDR family NAD(P)-dependent oxidoreductase, translating to MPDRKLAVVTGASSGIGREIAILAAKDGYDLIVAADEPLVDAAAGLLAKGVEVETVEADLATAAGVERLLAAAGGRPIDILVANAGHGLGRGFLDQPVDAWRHVIDTNITGTLLLLQPVLKAMVARGEGKILITGSIAGHLAGSFQAVYNGTKAFVDSFAAAIGNELKDSGVTITCLKPGATETRFFERAGMLDTKVGQSEKDDPADVAKTGWDALLAGEHAVVHGLKNKAQVLASGALSEAATAEMHRKLAEPGSGKQD from the coding sequence ATGCCTGATCGCAAACTCGCTGTCGTCACCGGTGCCTCGAGCGGCATCGGCCGCGAGATCGCCATACTCGCTGCGAAGGATGGTTACGACCTCATCGTCGCGGCCGACGAGCCGCTCGTCGATGCTGCCGCAGGTCTTCTCGCAAAGGGCGTCGAGGTTGAGACGGTCGAAGCCGATCTGGCGACCGCTGCCGGGGTCGAACGCCTTCTCGCCGCTGCGGGCGGCAGGCCGATCGACATTCTCGTCGCGAACGCAGGTCACGGCCTCGGTCGCGGTTTTCTAGACCAGCCCGTCGACGCGTGGCGTCACGTCATCGACACCAATATCACCGGCACGCTGCTGCTGCTCCAGCCGGTCCTGAAGGCGATGGTCGCGCGCGGCGAAGGCAAGATACTGATCACCGGCTCGATCGCCGGTCATCTCGCCGGCTCTTTTCAGGCGGTGTATAACGGCACCAAGGCCTTCGTCGACAGTTTCGCCGCGGCGATCGGCAACGAATTGAAGGACAGCGGCGTCACCATCACCTGTCTCAAACCCGGCGCGACCGAGACGCGCTTTTTCGAGCGGGCCGGCATGCTCGACACGAAGGTCGGGCAATCGGAAAAGGACGATCCCGCCGATGTGGCGAAAACCGGATGGGATGCGCTCCTCGCAGGAGAGCATGCGGTCGTTCACGGGCTCAAGAACAAGGCGCAGGTCCTGGCCTCGGGCGCTCTCAGCGAAGCGGCGACAGCCGAGATGCACCGGAAACTGGCCGAGCCGGGGTCGGGGAAGCAAGACTGA